From the Porites lutea chromosome 5, jaPorLute2.1, whole genome shotgun sequence genome, the window TCCCATTGTCCTCTCCTACTTGGCCCCAGTGGCGTCTCTCTCGCCATGGGGCCGAgaaggagaggaccctgggaacgaggtcgcTACTAAGGCTGCTACTAATATTTTGCCGCATTGCAACATAGCAATTAgctaataaataattaatgattAACTAGAAAAAATCTAACCAAAAAAGGCATCTGTTAAGAGTATCAGTTTTTTACACATATTACACCAAAATAGAAGTAGAAAAACTAATTAATTGCTCAAATAATGATgttatttcatttgtttattgTGTTTGACAGAAGAACATGTGTATCCTTCCAGATGACTTGAAAAGCTTTTTCCTGACAACAAATGGCCTTTTGATACAGTGGAGCATCAAGTTTGATGGTGACAATAAAAACACTGCTAAACCGTTTTGAAATTGAAACTTTTCTGTACATAGAATTGCAGAAGATGGTCATTGATTAATAATTCTTATAGAGCGATTTTCAtatcaccttgaaaaatggtttcagtaagtgtttgttatttgttttatcagctaatggatgaaaagatcaaaacatggactctttgttttcctggcaaagaaaaccctaatatggagaaggcattgtttaattggccaatcgtgttgcagtatgatgtCAAAGcaaagtatcgattgatttcaaGAAAGTTCTCAGGCATGAAGTATTTTCAGTCGAGCGTTcacttaaccaaccaaaatTAAGCCACGCACATTTGTATCTGTttgataaaccaatcaaatcactCTATTTGcattcgtttgttgtttctgttttgttcatgcgttttcatttcaaggtcataaaAAATTGCTCTATTGTCCTTTGTTTTCAGGGAGTGTCTTACCACTTGGGAAGATGGAACTTAATCCTGTAGCAGGTTTAGTGTTGCTATCACGAGCAACAGCTGTTTGTGATGATAAACCATCTTTGGCTGATTTAGACTCCGAGGAAGATGACGATGATGAACATGGTAACTTTCTTTCAACTACTGAGATCAATTGTCTTATCCCTATTATTTTTTGTACTGTCTTATTACATGAAGAGGTTATTAATTTCCCCTCCCTAAAGATAGCTTTTTTAATAGATTAATTTTTAAGTATCATAAACTAGCTTTATGAATATTAGATCTTAGAAATTTAATAATTGAGTTCACTTAATGTattcatattattattcattgatAAATTCTTTGAGTAACCCTCCCGGGATTTTTTCCTGagacaataataattgttttaaatcaAATAATTTCCTTTACATTAATCACTGCAGGTCATGTAAAGCCACACTTTGACAACCGCTGTAAGGTTTTTGAACTTGATCCATGTGATGGACATGGTAAAGTCTGCTTGGTTTACAAAGATGTGAAAGCTGGTAGGTGAAATTCTGCTAACATGTAATCAGGTTAGACTTTACAATATGCAGAGGGCTTTAAAATAATTCATCATTCATGGCATTCAATATGTTGAAGAGTTtgaaagaaagtcatgtccgatagcccaaggctagtggattttgctatcgggctagtgaattctctTTTTAGTACaagctagctacagcttgcccgactggcaggctgtaaaactgctTTTCCTTGCaccctggggggagggggggctttaatagaggatttacattATAGAtacttaattattattataatatctTGTTTGCCTTAGGAGTAACTACCAGTCAGCCAGAAATTTGGTTTCTGGATCGTTCCCTGGAGTGGTCGTATCTTGCATCTTGCTTCACAGATTACTTTAGAATGATGATAGTGCACCTTGGTCTTCCTGTCTGGCAATACCTTTTTACCTCAACAGGACTCAGTCCAGAAACAAAGGTTAGTTTTGCAGTTCCCATGCTAAATGCTTTCACTCAAAATAATACAGTGGCCAAGGTAAAAATCTcccttaaaaattaaaaactctaAAAACTATTAAgcaaaatttggtcaaataggTTTTTCCTGAATGGTTTTTAAAACCTGTAGGATTTTTCAACAGATTTAATAGTAAGAGAGACAAGTAATTTCACCATAACTTAGCATAGGAGTGAAATTAATGAGGGTGAAAAGGAAGGGTAGTGGCTAGGAAGTGGAGAGCAATTAAAGGGGAGCATAATGCGCAATAGTTAATTTTCATGGGATTGGAAACATGATGGCCAGTTTCTAAGACTGTAAAGCTGTCATATCTTGAAGGTCAGGTTTTTGTCTAATAAGAAATGGCAATGTTATAAACAGCTCCCTCGCTATcctgaaaatataaaaacaaaattgtcaatgGGATCTATACCCCTCCCCTGTGCCTAAATGTGCTGCAATTGCAGCTTACAGGAAGGAATTTACGGTAGGTCATCTTAACTGTTGAAATAATCATTCTTTTTCTCACCAGCAATGGTTTAATCTTTATGCACCAACAAGATTAGCAATTGACACAGCTAACATGGATCAACAAAGCAAACAGAAAGCAAGCCCAGCAGAAGTTAATCAGCCAGCTACAAGTCTTCCATTCAATGCATTGGATGTCAACAGACTTTTTAAGGGTAAAACAGACAAAGTAAAGAGTAAACAGTCCCAGGCAAAGAAACCACCACCAGGGAAGACTCAGAATCTTGGTCAAAGTCGCGGTGGGCAACTTGGTAGAATGCCCCCAAGATGAGTGCAATCTATGACTGATTAGTGCCTACAGAAGCAGGGTGTCAAGTTCACACTCTTCTGAGACTGTCAGTCAAAGATTAGAACAAGTGACTGAGAAAGCACTTATTAGTCACGATCAGCCTTCACTTAAAATGCAGTCAAAACCATTCAGTCTCAGAGGCTGTCATGGTGTTAAACCCATGGCCAATAGATGAGTGTGGGGAAAACTGCGGGAGCCACAAGGGAGCACGGACAGTAACCATGAAAACCCTGTAAGCAGCAGCCAACAGACACTGTCACACTTAGAACCTCCGAGGAGAGTTTTGTACACATCCAGAGGAAGGGAAGGCTGCTGGGAGCAAAACAGCCAAACGACTGCCACCTATAAGCAATAAGAATAGACGTCAAGAAAAGGGCTACTCCACATAAGATAAGAGATAGGGACCACTGGacatctttttttgtctttaaccTTGACTATCACATTACCCACTTTTAGCTCAACTTTGAAAGTGTTAACATCATAATTATATTAGACCATATTCTTATTACTACTTTATCATTTGCTCCAAAAGACATGCTTATCTGTCAAAgtaataacaagaaaaattaattattaaatggACATCTGATAAAAGAgtttacaggggattacagTGACTTctaagaggtaacaaggggttaaagggggttaaaaGCACTGACAAGGGGTCACAGGGGATTGCAAAGGTTtgcaagggattacaggggctaacaaaaggtaacaaagggttacagggcagggtttgagctaggatttgatcactgggggacaatttgtccccttggctaaaattttgggggacattttcatttttaggggGACAGAAATTTGTACACCCTTCTGCTGATGCAAAGGGGTTTGTCGTCttagcagggcttctgataggtctcggaagaaaaagtcaaatttcgcgggatttttagggacaaattcccggaaaaatcggccgatttcgagGGAGCTTTCGGGGCAAACTTCACCgaaaagcaatcggtaaaaaacggccgattttgtggttattttcacgGTAAATTTCGCTACAAATCGATCGGTTTTGCGCTGATCAAACCAgcctttttaacgtttttctaacagaggtcatcatttgctctttcaacaacaatacgctccagaaatgaaccaatggcaaagcctttaacatcgtggctagtgcccagtttttcgcaacataatctGTTTGCATGTTTCAGTGCCGAAgttccaagataaatttgcaagtttacggcaagtaaatagcccctatagctaaaataagtttcaaatatgttgtacagacatgtatttgataagatttctaccgaatttcgcggtatttttcgtgtttttgtgaatttcgcggctccgcgaccgcgcgaagAATCAGAAACCCTGTCTTAGATTTCCGACAAAAATAGCAGTAGAGCGTGACTGAAACGTAACTTTGAAATGAACTTTAAAGGTGCGATAAAATATACTTTCCACGTTCTGTTTCAGCTTGCAATTTCTGTACTGAAATAAATCTCTTCGTGTGTGCTTCCTTTCGagttttttccctaaattttgaaggggacaaattgtccccttgGCCGTTTTTTAAAGGGACAATTCCAATTGCAGTGCGGGATTGGCGCAATGGCGCGGCCTGGCTCAAACCCTGCCTCCGGGGCTTGCAGggagttacaggaggttacaacgGATTACATGAAGGTGCAGCAGCTTAGAAGGGGTTAAAGGGAAATAAAAGGGGTTCAAGGGGTCACAAGGGACTACAGAGGGATACAAAGGATCTCAAGGTGTCACAATGTATTACAAAGTGTAACAAGGGAGTTAAAAAGGGTtacgggggttacaaggggttacagtgggttagcAGAAGTTACAGGGGgatacaagaggttacaaggggtgagagGGAGTTAttggaggttacagggggttaccggGGATTACAAAAGGTTAAAAgagattacaaagggttacagggggttataagaggttacaaggggtgaaagCGGGTTACTGGAGGTTTagatggggttacaaggggttacagggcctTACAAaaggttatagggggttacaacgagttacagggggttacaagaggttacaagggattacagtgggttacaaaaagttacagggggttacaagaggttgcaaggggtgacagggggttactggaggttacagggggttacaaggtatTGCTGGTGGCTGGagggggttccaaggggttccagggggttaaaagaggttacagggagttacaacgGATAAcagggggatacaaggggttacagggggttacaagggattaaaagaggttacagggggttacaaaaggttacaagaggttacacgAAGTAACAAGGGATCACAAGAGGTTACAatgggatacaaggggttacagtgggttacaaggggttaccaggagttacaaagggttacaaggggttacaagaggttacagggggttaaaacgggttacaggaggttacaacgggttacaagaggttacagggggttacaaggggttacatgaaataacaagggattacaagaggttacagggggttacaagacgttacagggggttacaagaggttacaaggggttacagagaaaacaaggggttacaacaggttacaggggttacaaggggttacataaaGTAACAAAagataacaaggggttacagggggttacaaggagttacagggcgttacaaggagtaaaaggaggttacaaggggttaagagaggttacagggggttacaagaggttatacGAAGTAAcgagggattacaaggggttacaggaggttacagaaggttacaaggggttacaggaggttacagggggttacaagaggttacatcaagtaacaagggattacaaggggttacagggggttacaaggtcttacaggaggttacaaaagattacagggagttacaaggggttacaggaggttacaaggggttacaagaggttacggaggttacaaggggttaccaaCGGTTACAgtgggctacaaggggttacaaggggttactgggggttacaagggttaacaTTAAGTAACaagggattacaaagggttacagggagttacaatgggttgcaagaggttacaaggggttacaaggggttacagggggttacaaggggttacaagaggttacaggggttacaaagggttacatgaagtaacaagggattacaaagggttacaggggcttacaagggcttacgggaggttacaagaggttacaaggggttactggagGTTTAGatcgggttacaaggggttacagttggttacaagaggttacaagagattacaaggggttacaagggcttacaaaggttaccgggggttacaagaggttacagggggttacactgggttacaagaggttttagcgggttacaaggggttagatgAAGtaacaagggattacaaggggttacagggggttacaaggggttacaggacgttacaacgggttacaaggggttatagtgGATctaaagggttacagggggttacaagaaattacaaggggtgacaggggattaATGGGGATTagatagggttacaaggggttacagcaggttacaagaggttacaaaaggttacagggggttacaaggggttacaagaggttacagggggttacaagaggttacaaggggttacaaaggctTACATGAAGtaacaagggtttacaaggggttaaagtgggttacaaagggttacggggagttacaagtggttacagggggttatcgTGCATctaaggggttacagagggatacaagaggttacaaggggtgacaggggattaCGGGCGAtcagagggggttacaaggggttacagcaggttacaaggggttacgagaggttacagggggttacaaggggtt encodes:
- the LOC140937035 gene encoding tubulin polyglutamylase complex subunit 2-like, with protein sequence MASLSEQSRVRELFDNMTLGVVRSLEKKPGVTDVRLLDRQPAEKHIIFTWEQKNMCILPDDLKSFFLTTNGLLIQWSIKFDGSVLPLGKMELNPVAGLVLLSRATAVCDDKPSLADLDSEEDDDDEHGHVKPHFDNRCKVFELDPCDGHGKVCLVYKDVKAGVTTSQPEIWFLDRSLEWSYLASCFTDYFRMMIVHLGLPVWQYLFTSTGLSPETKQWFNLYAPTRLAIDTANMDQQSKQKASPAEVNQPATSLPFNALDVNRLFKGKTDKVKSKQSQAKKPPPGKTQNLGQSRGGQLGRMPPR